A window from Felis catus isolate Fca126 chromosome B1, F.catus_Fca126_mat1.0, whole genome shotgun sequence encodes these proteins:
- the PNMA2 gene encoding paraneoplastic antigen Ma2 has product MALALLEDWCRIMSVDDQKSLMVLGIPVDCDEAEIQGVLQETLKSLGRYRLLGKIFRKQDNANAVLLELMEDTDVSVIPSEVQGKGGVWKVIFKTPNQDTEFLERLNLFLEKEGQTVSGMFRALGHEGLSPATVPCVSPELLAHVLGQAIAHAPQPLLPMRYRKLRVFSGSAVPAPEEEPFEIWLEQATEIVKEWPVAEAEKKRWLMESLRGPALDLMHIVQADNAAISVEECLEAFKQVFGSLESRRTSQVKYLKTYQEEGEKVSAYVLRLETLLRRAVEKRAIPRNIADQVRLEQVMAGASLSEVLWCRLRELKDQGPPPSFLELMKVIREEEEEEASFENENIEEPDEGDDYGPWDNEAED; this is encoded by the coding sequence ATGGCGCTGGCACTGTTAGAGGACTGGTGCAGGATAATGAGCGTGGATGATCAGAAATCGCTGATGGTTCTGGGGATACCAGTGGACTGTGATGAGGCTGAGATTCAAGGGGTTCTCCAGGAGACTTTAAAGTCTCTGGGCAGGTATAGGCTGCTCGGCAAAATATTCAGGAAGCAGGACAATGCCAATGCTGTCTTACTAGAGCTTATGGAGGATACTGATGTCTCGGTGATCCCCAGTGAGGTTCAGGGAAAGGGGGGTGTCTGGAAAGTGATCTTCAAGACCCCTAACCAGGACACTGAATTTCTGGAACGACTGAACCTCTTTCTGGAAAAAGAGGGGCAGACAGTCTCCGGTATGTTCCGAGCCCTCGGGCACGAGGGGTTGTCTCCAGCCACGGTGCCCTGCGTGTCCCCAGAGTTACTGGCTCACGTGTTGGGACAGGCGATAGCTCATGCCCCTCAGCCCCTGCTACCCATGAGATACCGGAAACTGAGAGTATTCTCGGGGAGCGCCGTGCCCGCCCCAGAGGAAGAGCCCTTTGAAATCTGGTTGGAACAGGCCACTGAGATCGTCAAAGAGTGGCCGGTagcagaggcagaaaagaaaaggtgGTTGATGGAAAGCCTGCGTGGCCCTGCCCTGGACCTCATGCATATAGTGCAGGCAGACAATGCAGCCATAAGCGTGGAAGAGTGTTTGGAGGCGTTTAAGCAAGTGTTTGGAAGCCTGGAGAGCCGCAGGACCTCCCAGGTGAAATACCTGAAGACGTatcaggaggagggggagaaggtcTCGGCCTACGTGTTGCGGTTAGAAACCCTGCTCCGGCGCGCCGTGGAGAAACGCGCCATCCCCAGGAATATCGCAGATCAGGTCCGCCTGGAGCAGGTCATGGCCGGGGCCAGCCTCAGCGAAGTCCTTTGGTGCAGGCTGAGAGAACTGAAAGATCAAGGGCCGCCTCCCAGCTTCCTCGAGTTAATGAAGGTAATccgggaggaagaggaggaagaggcctcTTTTGAAAACGAGAATATTGAAGAGCCAGATGAAGGGGATGACTATGGCCCCTGGGATAACGAGGCAGAGGACTAA